In Hyla sarda isolate aHylSar1 chromosome 9, aHylSar1.hap1, whole genome shotgun sequence, the following proteins share a genomic window:
- the LOC130291287 gene encoding galectin-4-like isoform X1, whose product MAFVSAQGYQPVYNPTVPFKQPIYGGLRIGMSVHIQGVVPHHVNRFHVNFSCGQHHGADIAFHFNPRWDGKDKVVFNSLQSGSWGHEEKKKDKFPFHKGGHFDLAFFANLGGFQVNVNGSHFYDFNHRIPLERVDCVQVEGDVNIRCLSIVGGGGGGGPMVTPSFPSAGGPMVTPSFPSAGVMPLPVYPAMTLPAMGGPVYNPPIPYHASIPGGVTPKKTFVIRGFLPMGSQQFHINFKTVTGEIAFHFNVRLYEFTVVRNSFLGGSWGPEERQMVDNPFMAGQSFDISIRCGNGRYKVFVNGQPFCEYFHRFQALHMIDSLEIGGNVSLSLVQF is encoded by the exons AGCTCAGGGATACCAGCCGGTTTACAACCCG ACTGTTCCTTTCAAGCAACCAATTTATGGCGGTCTGCGGATTGGCATGTCGGTTCACATTCAGGGAGTAGTCCCTCATCATGTTAACAG GTTCCATGTAAACTTTTCATGTGGTCAGCACCATGGAGCAGATATTGCTTTCCACTTTAATCCCCGCTGGGATGGGAAGGACAAGGTGGTGTTTAACAGTTTACAAAGTGGGTCATGGGGACAcgaagagaaaaagaaagataagTTCCCCTTTCATAAAGGCGGGCACTTTGATCTGGCGTTTTTTGCCAATCTTGGAGGCTTCCAG GTCAATGTAAATGGTTCCCACTTCTATGATTTCAATCACAGGATTCCTCTCGAGAGGGTGGACTGTGTTCAGGTGGAAGGAGATGTGAACATCAGATGTTTGAGCAttgttggaggaggaggaggtggg ggcCCCATGGTGACTCCTTCCTTCCCATCAGCTGGG ggcCCCATGGTGACTCCTTCCTTCCCATCAGCTGGG GTGATGCCACTGCCAGTATATCCAGCCATGACCCTGCCT GCAATGGGAGGACCTGTCTATAATCCG CCCATTCCTTACCATGCAAGCATACCCGGAGGAGTGACACCTAAGAAAACCTTTGTGATTAGAGGGTTCCTGCCAATGGGAAGCCAACA GTTCCATATAAATTTTAAAACAGTAACTGGTGAAATAGCGTTTCACTTCAATGTCCGTCTTTATGAGTTTACAGTAGTAAGGAACAGCTTTCTTGGTGGCTCCTGGGGCCCAGAGGAGAGACAAATGGTAGACAACCCCTTTATGGCTGGGCAGTCTTTTGAT ATCTCCATCCGCTGCGGCAATGGTCGATACAAGGTTTTTGTGAATGGACAACCCTTCTGTGAATATTTTCACCGCTTCCAAGCACTCCATATGATTGACTCCCTGGAGATCGGTGGGAATGTGTCGCTGTCACTTGTACAGTTTTAA
- the LOC130291287 gene encoding galectin-4-like isoform X2, whose protein sequence is MTNQVSNRKKTVPFKQPIYGGLRIGMSVHIQGVVPHHVNRFHVNFSCGQHHGADIAFHFNPRWDGKDKVVFNSLQSGSWGHEEKKKDKFPFHKGGHFDLAFFANLGGFQVNVNGSHFYDFNHRIPLERVDCVQVEGDVNIRCLSIVGGGGGGGPMVTPSFPSAGGPMVTPSFPSAGVMPLPVYPAMTLPAMGGPVYNPPIPYHASIPGGVTPKKTFVIRGFLPMGSQQFHINFKTVTGEIAFHFNVRLYEFTVVRNSFLGGSWGPEERQMVDNPFMAGQSFDISIRCGNGRYKVFVNGQPFCEYFHRFQALHMIDSLEIGGNVSLSLVQF, encoded by the exons ACTGTTCCTTTCAAGCAACCAATTTATGGCGGTCTGCGGATTGGCATGTCGGTTCACATTCAGGGAGTAGTCCCTCATCATGTTAACAG GTTCCATGTAAACTTTTCATGTGGTCAGCACCATGGAGCAGATATTGCTTTCCACTTTAATCCCCGCTGGGATGGGAAGGACAAGGTGGTGTTTAACAGTTTACAAAGTGGGTCATGGGGACAcgaagagaaaaagaaagataagTTCCCCTTTCATAAAGGCGGGCACTTTGATCTGGCGTTTTTTGCCAATCTTGGAGGCTTCCAG GTCAATGTAAATGGTTCCCACTTCTATGATTTCAATCACAGGATTCCTCTCGAGAGGGTGGACTGTGTTCAGGTGGAAGGAGATGTGAACATCAGATGTTTGAGCAttgttggaggaggaggaggtggg ggcCCCATGGTGACTCCTTCCTTCCCATCAGCTGGG ggcCCCATGGTGACTCCTTCCTTCCCATCAGCTGGG GTGATGCCACTGCCAGTATATCCAGCCATGACCCTGCCT GCAATGGGAGGACCTGTCTATAATCCG CCCATTCCTTACCATGCAAGCATACCCGGAGGAGTGACACCTAAGAAAACCTTTGTGATTAGAGGGTTCCTGCCAATGGGAAGCCAACA GTTCCATATAAATTTTAAAACAGTAACTGGTGAAATAGCGTTTCACTTCAATGTCCGTCTTTATGAGTTTACAGTAGTAAGGAACAGCTTTCTTGGTGGCTCCTGGGGCCCAGAGGAGAGACAAATGGTAGACAACCCCTTTATGGCTGGGCAGTCTTTTGAT ATCTCCATCCGCTGCGGCAATGGTCGATACAAGGTTTTTGTGAATGGACAACCCTTCTGTGAATATTTTCACCGCTTCCAAGCACTCCATATGATTGACTCCCTGGAGATCGGTGGGAATGTGTCGCTGTCACTTGTACAGTTTTAA
- the LOC130291287 gene encoding galectin-4-like isoform X3, with translation MTNQTVPFKQPIYGGLRIGMSVHIQGVVPHHVNRFHVNFSCGQHHGADIAFHFNPRWDGKDKVVFNSLQSGSWGHEEKKKDKFPFHKGGHFDLAFFANLGGFQVNVNGSHFYDFNHRIPLERVDCVQVEGDVNIRCLSIVGGGGGGGPMVTPSFPSAGGPMVTPSFPSAGVMPLPVYPAMTLPAMGGPVYNPPIPYHASIPGGVTPKKTFVIRGFLPMGSQQFHINFKTVTGEIAFHFNVRLYEFTVVRNSFLGGSWGPEERQMVDNPFMAGQSFDISIRCGNGRYKVFVNGQPFCEYFHRFQALHMIDSLEIGGNVSLSLVQF, from the exons ACTGTTCCTTTCAAGCAACCAATTTATGGCGGTCTGCGGATTGGCATGTCGGTTCACATTCAGGGAGTAGTCCCTCATCATGTTAACAG GTTCCATGTAAACTTTTCATGTGGTCAGCACCATGGAGCAGATATTGCTTTCCACTTTAATCCCCGCTGGGATGGGAAGGACAAGGTGGTGTTTAACAGTTTACAAAGTGGGTCATGGGGACAcgaagagaaaaagaaagataagTTCCCCTTTCATAAAGGCGGGCACTTTGATCTGGCGTTTTTTGCCAATCTTGGAGGCTTCCAG GTCAATGTAAATGGTTCCCACTTCTATGATTTCAATCACAGGATTCCTCTCGAGAGGGTGGACTGTGTTCAGGTGGAAGGAGATGTGAACATCAGATGTTTGAGCAttgttggaggaggaggaggtggg ggcCCCATGGTGACTCCTTCCTTCCCATCAGCTGGG ggcCCCATGGTGACTCCTTCCTTCCCATCAGCTGGG GTGATGCCACTGCCAGTATATCCAGCCATGACCCTGCCT GCAATGGGAGGACCTGTCTATAATCCG CCCATTCCTTACCATGCAAGCATACCCGGAGGAGTGACACCTAAGAAAACCTTTGTGATTAGAGGGTTCCTGCCAATGGGAAGCCAACA GTTCCATATAAATTTTAAAACAGTAACTGGTGAAATAGCGTTTCACTTCAATGTCCGTCTTTATGAGTTTACAGTAGTAAGGAACAGCTTTCTTGGTGGCTCCTGGGGCCCAGAGGAGAGACAAATGGTAGACAACCCCTTTATGGCTGGGCAGTCTTTTGAT ATCTCCATCCGCTGCGGCAATGGTCGATACAAGGTTTTTGTGAATGGACAACCCTTCTGTGAATATTTTCACCGCTTCCAAGCACTCCATATGATTGACTCCCTGGAGATCGGTGGGAATGTGTCGCTGTCACTTGTACAGTTTTAA
- the LOC130291287 gene encoding galectin-4-like isoform X4: MSVHIQGVVPHHVNRFHVNFSCGQHHGADIAFHFNPRWDGKDKVVFNSLQSGSWGHEEKKKDKFPFHKGGHFDLAFFANLGGFQVNVNGSHFYDFNHRIPLERVDCVQVEGDVNIRCLSIVGGGGGGGPMVTPSFPSAGGPMVTPSFPSAGVMPLPVYPAMTLPAMGGPVYNPPIPYHASIPGGVTPKKTFVIRGFLPMGSQQFHINFKTVTGEIAFHFNVRLYEFTVVRNSFLGGSWGPEERQMVDNPFMAGQSFDISIRCGNGRYKVFVNGQPFCEYFHRFQALHMIDSLEIGGNVSLSLVQF; encoded by the exons ATGTCGGTTCACATTCAGGGAGTAGTCCCTCATCATGTTAACAG GTTCCATGTAAACTTTTCATGTGGTCAGCACCATGGAGCAGATATTGCTTTCCACTTTAATCCCCGCTGGGATGGGAAGGACAAGGTGGTGTTTAACAGTTTACAAAGTGGGTCATGGGGACAcgaagagaaaaagaaagataagTTCCCCTTTCATAAAGGCGGGCACTTTGATCTGGCGTTTTTTGCCAATCTTGGAGGCTTCCAG GTCAATGTAAATGGTTCCCACTTCTATGATTTCAATCACAGGATTCCTCTCGAGAGGGTGGACTGTGTTCAGGTGGAAGGAGATGTGAACATCAGATGTTTGAGCAttgttggaggaggaggaggtggg ggcCCCATGGTGACTCCTTCCTTCCCATCAGCTGGG ggcCCCATGGTGACTCCTTCCTTCCCATCAGCTGGG GTGATGCCACTGCCAGTATATCCAGCCATGACCCTGCCT GCAATGGGAGGACCTGTCTATAATCCG CCCATTCCTTACCATGCAAGCATACCCGGAGGAGTGACACCTAAGAAAACCTTTGTGATTAGAGGGTTCCTGCCAATGGGAAGCCAACA GTTCCATATAAATTTTAAAACAGTAACTGGTGAAATAGCGTTTCACTTCAATGTCCGTCTTTATGAGTTTACAGTAGTAAGGAACAGCTTTCTTGGTGGCTCCTGGGGCCCAGAGGAGAGACAAATGGTAGACAACCCCTTTATGGCTGGGCAGTCTTTTGAT ATCTCCATCCGCTGCGGCAATGGTCGATACAAGGTTTTTGTGAATGGACAACCCTTCTGTGAATATTTTCACCGCTTCCAAGCACTCCATATGATTGACTCCCTGGAGATCGGTGGGAATGTGTCGCTGTCACTTGTACAGTTTTAA